One candidate division WOR-3 bacterium genomic window, TTTACCCTGTTTTTGTTTTCCAGCAGTTTCGCGATTTTTTTTCCGGCGACGTTTTCTGACCCGGAGTATTTTTCAAAATCCGCGAATTCGCCGGAAAGAAGAATATAATCGTTGGCTGAGTAATAGGACTGCATTTTTGATATCTTCACGGGCGACACGAATTTCACCAAAAAAAAATCGAACGTCTCGAAATCGTATTCGAAAAAAAACTTGTCCGGAATAAAAGGGAAAATACTCTGTCTTTTTACACCCCATAAATTGAAAAAACCAGCGAACATTTCGGCAAATGGCAAAAGGTCTCCCGTCTCATCTTGACTTTCCTGTGGTTCTGAGCTCTTTTTCAAAATTAAAAGTTTACTGCAGTTTGAAACAGGTTTTTCCTCCGCCAGTTCGGAAAGAAAAGTGACCGCGAGAAAATACTCTTCTGTTTCTTCAAACCTATCTATAACGGCATATCCGATCTCAGTTGAATACTGCCTTTCTTCGGGGAGTTGCCCTGCGATTCTTTCGGTTATCTTTGAAAGCAACTCATTCGCTTCATCGAGAGTCAGTTCTTGCGACTCCGTTATGGTGTATTGACCTTTGAAATCATAAAAGTATTTTTCAAGGTCGTAGATTTGTTTGGGATTTTTAATGTTCATGGAGAAGATTTGGCTGGGGTGCAGGGATTTGAACCCCAATAGCGTGATCCAGAGTCACGAGTCCTGCCATTGGACGACACCCCAGTGATTTATTCCAGAAAGAATATATTCTAATCCCTTTCTTGTCAATTCCCATGAAAATATTTTTCTAAACTATCAGCCTGCCTATCCTCGTCCACTTAATCCATTTCCACGGAGGAATTATTCTGTCGTTCTCCTTGGTGTCGAAGGAAAAATAAAGAATCAGAGGTTTTCCACGCAATTCTTTTTCCGGCACAGGACCCCATGCCCTTGAATCGTCGGAGTTGTCTCTGTTGTCACCGAGCATCAGGTAATTTCCTTCGGGGACGACTACTGGCCCAAAGTTGTCCCTGATGTAGGGGAAGATTGAGTTTTCATGGAATTTTCTTTCTTCCCAGAGCTTCTGGTATTCTTCCTGCGCTAAAGAAGCGCCGAGTCTCGTCTGAAAAAGCGACGGGAAAATTCTGTCGTCTGTGTAAACCGTGTAATCTTCCTGAAGAAGTTTTCCGTTTATGTAAACTTTCTTGTTTCTTATCATGACGGTATCTCCGGGAAGCCCTATGCACCTTTTTACGAAATCCCTTCCATCAATCGGATACCTGAAAGCTATTATGTCCCCTCTCTGCGGTTCGGATATTTTAAAAAGATGCAGGTTCCACAGCTCCTCACCCGCTCTGTGGTATGCTATTCTCGGTCCGAGAGAGACCCTTTCTACGAACAGAAAATCTCCGACGAGAAGGGTGTTGACCATGCTCGGAGTGGGTATCCTGAAAGATTGTATCAGAACAAGCCTAACTATCATCACAAAATAGACCGCGACAGCTATGGATTCAATCCATTCGCGCACGGGACTCATGTTTTTATTCGCTTTGTCTTTTTTTCTGAAAAACATACTCTCACTTCCTGGTTAAACCGAAAAATCCTTGTATTCTCATGAGAATTGAAGATTTTTCTTTTTCGTCAATTTCCCGATTCTGTTCAGAATAATTGGCATTTGATATTCTTTCAAGTTCTTTTTTTCTCGTAAGGAGTTTTTCACTGAGTGAAAACGCTATTTTTGGGTTGGCTACGATCACTCCCTTGAAGGTGTTTTTGTTTATGAGAATGACTTCTACTTCGGAGGAAGCCCTGACGCTCGCGCTTCTCTTCTCTCCTGTCAGAAGAGACATCTCGCCAATAAAGTCGAGTGGGCCGAGTTTTGTGACGAATTTGCTTGCCCCGTCGCTGTCCCTTTTTTCGACCACGACTTCGCCTCTCGTGATGATGAACATCGAGTCGCCCTCGTCGCCTTGTTTTATTATTGTATCTCCTTGTCCGTAGGAGACTTTCGGTGAATTTTTCGCCAGCGAAACCAGGTCGTCTTTCTCCAGGGGTTCGAAAATCGGGACGCTTTTTAGGACTGACATCGTCTCTTGAATTTTTGCCTCATCCGAAACTTCTCTCGATTCGTAATTTTTTACCTGGACTATCGGGAAAGGAATTTCAACTCTGTTTCTCTTGAACGAATACCATATTTTCGTCAATACCTCGTCTTGAGCATGATAAACTTCTCCATAATCTTTTATCCAGAACTTCAGCCTGTAACTAATTGAGGAATCCCCGTAGTTTGAAAGCCAACAGATAGGTCTTGGGTCTTTTTTGACAAGTTTGGATTCTAGGGCGCATTGAATCATTATGTTCTTTACCTTTTCGGGTGAGTTTTCGTAAGAGACGCCGACGTTGACTTCAACCGCCTTGTTTCTCTGAGGCTTTGAGAAGTTGATGATCTTACCTGAGCTGACGTTTGAATTTGGAATGGTTATCAAGTCGTCATCCCTGGTGTGTATGGTGGTCGACCTCCAAGTTATATCAACCACCCAACCCTCGTCTTCGCCCACCCTGATCCAGTCTCCATGCCTGAAAGGGGATTCCATGTTCAGGGCTATTCCCGATAAAAGGTTTCCGAGTGTCTCTTGGAGCGCAAAACCGAGAACACCTGCCAATACCGCGGAAGTCACCGATATGCCTTTTAGCTCAACTTTAAAATGAAGCGAAAGAATCAAAAGAACCAGAATTATGACTGCGGTGAATTTGATTATGTTTCTCAGGACTCCCGGAATGATTTTTGTCGTTTGTCCCCTGTAATAGGCTTTGCCGGAAAGAATAAAATCGGCCGCGTCCGCAATCAAATAGGCGGAAATAAAAAGGGCTATTCCGAAAAACAGACTGCTCATGCCATCGCTGAATTTTGGAGAGAAAAACAGCTCGGAAACGAGGAGGGACATCAACCATACAAACAAGAAAAACAAAAGCGCGTGGATTAAAAAAATGTTTTTGACGAGAAACTTGTGTTTGAACTTTTTCAAAATGATAAGTTCGAGGATGAACCAGCCGATCACTGACAATGCGATTTTCAATGTCAAAAAGGAAATTATCATTCTACTTTACTACCGTCGTTTTGCAGGAAACCGTTCTCGAAGGGGAATTGAAGAGGATGAAATACACTCCGGGCCTGAAATTTGAAAATTCAGCCCAGCGGCCTTCCAGCACTGCTTCTCTGAAAACAACCCTTCCGGACTGGTCTAAAACGCTTAGGTTGCCGTTTTCTTCCGCGTAAAATCTGAACCCTCCCAAAAAGGTCTGGACTCGATTGAAATCGTCCCCAAGAACAGGTTCTCCTTCTTCCACGCAGGTCATGACGAAATTGTCCCTTACGGCACCAGATGTGTCGATTACCGTCACGTTGAGTGAATTCTGACGGACTTCTATCAGGCAGAAATGGTGAAAGTTTCCAAAGTGCCCCTGGACTATGCTCCCTCCGCCGCCCCCCGATATAAGTTGCCTCACGCAGGTTATCGTGTCGGGAAGAATTCTTCCGAAAAAATCGCTGTTGTAGAGGTGTATGTGCCCTGCCATGTCGAGAATAACTCCGTAGTCTCTGAGAACTTTCCAGTACGCGTCCCTCTCAGTTACATGTTCTCCTAGAAAACCGTATTCGTCTCCGGCGTAAGACCACGCGTGTTCATGGTGAGCACTTATCTTGAAACGGGAGGAAATACCTGAGAGGTTTTGTTCCAGCCAGTTCCTTTGGTAGATGTCAATGACTTCTGGGTTGTCGTAGCAGTCGGAGTCGAGGATGAAAACCCGCGCGTCTCCCCAGTCGAAATAATAGACCAGTTCGTCGTAAAACTGCGGCACGGGAGAATTGTGAGGCATCTCGAATTCATCGACTAAAATATCTCCGCCGTTGAAATTGTGGTACCAAGTGTTTACGTCGTGATTTCCAATAGTCATGAACACAGGCCTGTTGTATGCTAAGGTGTCTGTAGCCGCTTTAAAATTATCCCACTGCTCTCTCACCTCGCTCTGGTAATAGGAATTATGGACCGCGTCTCCCAGAAAGACGACGAAATCAGGGTCATAAGACACCATGTTGATTACATTGGCTGTGAGGGCGGGAGAAATTCCTCCTGAGCCGGCGGTGCAGTGGGCGTCGCCGAAAACGGCGAAACTGAAAGTTTCGCCGGGATTTGCCGGCATCCGGAAAGTCCGGACGGGTGTAAGGGCGGAATCCTGAGCGTTGAACGCGGTCACGGAATATTTCCATGTTCTCGCGCCGGTGAAGTCTCTGAGAACAGCCAGATGGAAAGTGTCGGGCGTCGAGCAATAAACGGTCTCCGACATAGCTCCGTTTTCTTCGCCATACAGAACTTTCAGAGAGCACAAAGCGTCTGTCTCAGCGATTATGAAAACCGAATCTCTGAAAACGCTTGATATCCTCGGACCATGGACAAAAGAAAGCGAGCCGATTTCCAATGAGTAAAGGGACAAAACAAAAAAAATGTAAGCCAATTTCATAGAGAAATTATATAGGAGGACTGAAAAAAAACAACTCCAAAGAAAAATGCCGGGACTGGGACTTGAACCCAGACAGGATTACTCCCGCCAGCCCCTCAAGCTGGTGCGTCTGCCAATTCCGCCACCCCGGCAAAAAGGTGCAATATTTCAAAAAACGATGAGAAAGTTTTTTACAATGAAACTCTTCGCCCGTCAAGATTTTTCACAACAAAAAAATCCTCGCCTTGACTATCATTTTCTACTCTGATAAAATGTAAGTAATTTAAAGGAGGTCTTATGAAAAGAATTCTAACGGTGTGTGTCTTGTCCGCTTTTGTTCTTTTGACTGTCGGTTGTTCAATGATGGGAAACAACCAGAAGCTTCTCGACGATCTGAAGGCGGCTCAGGATAAAGTCACTGAAATGACAAACGAGAAAACAGAGTTGGAAGGCAAAATTTCCGACTTGGAAGAACAGATTGATAAATTCGGCGACATGGACATTGAAGAGATCGACGCTGAGATGGAAAGGCTCGGGGAAGAAAATGTTCAACTTAAATTGACAAATGATTCTCTTGTTCAGGTCATTGAAAAACTTAAAGCAGGCTCATCTTCTGGCGGCGGCTCATCAGGCGGTCATCCAGACCTTGGACCTCAAATAATAATCGAATAAAGGAGTCCTAAATGAAAAGAATTATTTTAATAAGTGTTTTCGCAGCCGCACTGATAGTTTTCGGCTGCACAAAAGACGACAACCCGACCAACCCAGGAGGCGGTACTGCCTCAGCTCCAACTACTGTTACAATTACAGCAACATCAGATGGTTATGGTGTTGTAATTAGCTGGACTGCTGTCGCAAGCGCCGATTCTTACCAGGTAGAATACCCCGGTTCAAAAGGCTATGCAGTAGTGACGGGTCTGAGCTACACCCACAACGATCCCACAGAACTCGGCGCATACAGA contains:
- the lepB gene encoding signal peptidase I translates to MFFRKKDKANKNMSPVREWIESIAVAVYFVMIVRLVLIQSFRIPTPSMVNTLLVGDFLFVERVSLGPRIAYHRAGEELWNLHLFKISEPQRGDIIAFRYPIDGRDFVKRCIGLPGDTVMIRNKKVYINGKLLQEDYTVYTDDRIFPSLFQTRLGASLAQEEYQKLWEERKFHENSIFPYIRDNFGPVVVPEGNYLMLGDNRDNSDDSRAWGPVPEKELRGKPLILYFSFDTKENDRIIPPWKWIKWTRIGRLIV
- a CDS encoding mechanosensitive ion channel, producing the protein MKIALSVIGWFILELIILKKFKHKFLVKNIFLIHALLFFLFVWLMSLLVSELFFSPKFSDGMSSLFFGIALFISAYLIADAADFILSGKAYYRGQTTKIIPGVLRNIIKFTAVIILVLLILSLHFKVELKGISVTSAVLAGVLGFALQETLGNLLSGIALNMESPFRHGDWIRVGEDEGWVVDITWRSTTIHTRDDDLITIPNSNVSSGKIINFSKPQRNKAVEVNVGVSYENSPEKVKNIMIQCALESKLVKKDPRPICWLSNYGDSSISYRLKFWIKDYGEVYHAQDEVLTKIWYSFKRNRVEIPFPIVQVKNYESREVSDEAKIQETMSVLKSVPIFEPLEKDDLVSLAKNSPKVSYGQGDTIIKQGDEGDSMFIITRGEVVVEKRDSDGASKFVTKLGPLDFIGEMSLLTGEKRSASVRASSEVEVILINKNTFKGVIVANPKIAFSLSEKLLTRKKELERISNANYSEQNREIDEKEKSSILMRIQGFFGLTRK
- a CDS encoding metallophosphoesterase: MKLAYIFFVLSLYSLEIGSLSFVHGPRISSVFRDSVFIIAETDALCSLKVLYGEENGAMSETVYCSTPDTFHLAVLRDFTGARTWKYSVTAFNAQDSALTPVRTFRMPANPGETFSFAVFGDAHCTAGSGGISPALTANVINMVSYDPDFVVFLGDAVHNSYYQSEVREQWDNFKAATDTLAYNRPVFMTIGNHDVNTWYHNFNGGDILVDEFEMPHNSPVPQFYDELVYYFDWGDARVFILDSDCYDNPEVIDIYQRNWLEQNLSGISSRFKISAHHEHAWSYAGDEYGFLGEHVTERDAYWKVLRDYGVILDMAGHIHLYNSDFFGRILPDTITCVRQLISGGGGGSIVQGHFGNFHHFCLIEVRQNSLNVTVIDTSGAVRDNFVMTCVEEGEPVLGDDFNRVQTFLGGFRFYAEENGNLSVLDQSGRVVFREAVLEGRWAEFSNFRPGVYFILFNSPSRTVSCKTTVVK